The proteins below come from a single Acidobacteriota bacterium genomic window:
- the hslV gene encoding ATP-dependent protease subunit HslV, with protein sequence MEDSYLSQRIRSTTVLLVTRDGHTAMAGDGQVTLGDTVIKGSARKVRRISNGKILAGFAGSTADAFSLLTRFETKLEQFQGQLERAAIELSKDWRTDKYLRNLEALLVVADGKDAFLISGKGDVISSDDGLLSVGSGSMYALAAARALMKHTQLSAKEIAEEALRIAGEICIYTNSDVMVEEI encoded by the coding sequence ATGGAAGACAGCTATTTGAGCCAAAGAATTAGGTCAACGACCGTGCTGCTCGTGACACGTGACGGACATACTGCGATGGCGGGCGACGGCCAGGTTACGCTTGGCGATACCGTGATCAAGGGCTCCGCACGAAAGGTCCGCCGGATATCGAACGGCAAGATCCTCGCGGGTTTTGCGGGTTCTACGGCTGACGCATTCTCGCTGCTGACGCGTTTTGAGACAAAACTTGAGCAGTTTCAGGGCCAGCTTGAACGTGCCGCGATCGAGCTGAGCAAGGACTGGCGAACCGACAAATACCTGCGAAATCTGGAAGCTCTGCTCGTCGTTGCAGATGGAAAGGACGCGTTTCTCATCTCCGGCAAAGGCGATGTCATTTCATCGGACGATGGGCTACTGTCGGTCGGTTCCGGCAGCATGTATGCTCTCGCGGCCGCCCGGGCACTGATGAAACACACCCAGCTTTCGGCGAAGGAGATCGCCGAAGAAGCTCTTCGAATCGCAGGCGAGATCTGTATCTACACAAATTCTGACGTTATGGTCGAAGAGATCTAA